The genomic interval ATTCCGGGACTACGTAGATTTTGGGTATGGAGAAGACCCTTCCAGCCGCTTCACTGATGTTCCCGCACAGGATACAGAAGCGGCGATCGCGCTTACTTTTTCTGAAGCGTTTCACGGTACACAGAAGCGGCTACAAATTGATGGGGAAACCATCACTGTTCGCATTCCGCCGGGTGCGAAACCGGGAAGCCGCATTCGGGTCAAAGGCAAAGGACAGATGAGTCCTTTTAGTCAGCAACGCGGCGATTTGTATCTGACAATTGAAGTATTGCCTCATCCTTTCTTCAAATTTGAGGGCGACAATCTTGCTTGCGAAGTACCTGTCAGCCCAGAGGAAGCTGTACTTGGCGCACAAATAGATGTTCCTACGCCTGATGGCAAGGTAATGATGACGATTCCGGCCGGTGTGGATTCCGGCCAAGCACTCCGGCTACGTAGCAAGGGCTGGCGCAATCCAAAAGGTAATCGTACCGCTTTGTTCGTGCGGTTAAAAATTGTGACACCCAAAGATTTGAGTCCCCAAGAAAGAGAGTGCTATGAAAAATTGCGGCAGGTCAGTAGTTTTAATTCCCGTCAGAGCTTAGAAGAGGTGCGGTTATGAGTTCTAACCTGAGTTTGTCTTGCGTGGTGTGGTCAGAAACAGGCGATCGCCTCTATAGTTTCGAGCAAGCCGCCTACCTCACCCAAACTTCGGTTTTATTGCTAGAACGATTTGCCCACCTGGGATTAATTGAACCTGTAGGAATCATGCTGCGCCGACAGGATATCTTTCGCGTTGTGCAGATTCAAAGGTTGCACCGCGATCTGAACTTAAATTGGGTCGGAGCCGCAATGGTGCTAGATATGGTAACTGAAATTGCCCAACTCAAGGCGCAACTGCGTGCCTACCGTGCTGAATGATAAATTCGTAATTCGTAATTCGTAGTTAAGAGCATTAACAAAATAATTTATTTCTCAGCTAAGGGGCACGATTATGCAGCCAACCAATCCCGCGCAATTTACCGAAAAAGCCTGGCAAGCCCTTGTTCGGACTCCCGA from Kovacikia minuta CCNUW1 carries:
- a CDS encoding chaperone modulator CbpM gives rise to the protein MSSNLSLSCVVWSETGDRLYSFEQAAYLTQTSVLLLERFAHLGLIEPVGIMLRRQDIFRVVQIQRLHRDLNLNWVGAAMVLDMVTEIAQLKAQLRAYRAE
- a CDS encoding DnaJ C-terminal domain-containing protein → MVAATDFKDYYEILGVSKNATPEDIKKAYRKLARKYHPDLNPNDKQAEARFKEINEANEVLSDPEKRQKYDQYGQYWQQAAAGTPPPTGAGTQGYDFSQYGNFDDFIDELLGGLGRSGSRTRQRTANYRTTRRPEGFRDYVDFGYGEDPSSRFTDVPAQDTEAAIALTFSEAFHGTQKRLQIDGETITVRIPPGAKPGSRIRVKGKGQMSPFSQQRGDLYLTIEVLPHPFFKFEGDNLACEVPVSPEEAVLGAQIDVPTPDGKVMMTIPAGVDSGQALRLRSKGWRNPKGNRTALFVRLKIVTPKDLSPQERECYEKLRQVSSFNSRQSLEEVRL